The following coding sequences lie in one Populus trichocarpa isolate Nisqually-1 chromosome 14, P.trichocarpa_v4.1, whole genome shotgun sequence genomic window:
- the LOC7488893 gene encoding DNA repair protein RAD51 homolog 3 isoform X4 gives MDGLDGSNAILQQEQQQQSLNPKDWIAVDPQNAWDLLHEERSLMTRLTTSCADLDDILGGGISCKQVTEIGGVPGIGKTQLGIQLAVNVQMPSFCGGLGGKAIYIDTEGSFMGERAQEIAEACVEDISEYKRFLHKDSQACQGEIQGKDVLQNIYFFRICSYTEQIALINYLEEFISDHKDVKIVIIDSVAFHFRQGFEDLALRTRILGEMALKLVKLAKMCNLAVVLLNQVTTRYMEGSFQLSFSLEMNDMHTLTSHLTLDQQQHLIL, from the exons ATGGATGGATTGGATGGAAGCAATGCTATTCTAcaacaagaacaacaacaacaaagcctCAATCCCAAAGACTGGATTGCAGTTG ATCCACAAAATGCCTGGGATCTGCTTCATGAAGAGAGGTCTTTGATGACACGCCTTACCACATCTTGTGCGGATTTGGATGACATCCTAGGTGGAGGAATAAGTTGCAAACAAGTTACAGAAATTG GTGGAGTACCAGGCATTGGTAAAACACAGCTGGG GATCCAACTTGCTGTCAATGTTCAAATGCCATCTTTTTGTGGTGGCCTAGGAGGAAAGGCAATTTATATAG ATACAGAAGGTAGTTTTATGGGAGAGCGTGCTCAAGAAATTGCTGAAGCATGTGTAGAGGACATTTCAGAATATAAAAGGTTCTTACACAAGGATTCGCAAGCCTGCCAAGGTGAAATCCAGGGCAAGGATGTCCTACAAAATATATACTTTTTCCGCATCTGCAGTTATACAGAGCAAATTGCCCTGATAAATTACTTGGAAGAGTTCATTTCAGATCACAAAGAT GTTAAGATTGTTATCATTGATAGTGTTGCTTTCCACTTCCGTCAAGGTTTTGAAGACCTGGCCCTCAGGACCCGAATACTTGGTGAAATGGCATTAAAGCTTGTGAAGCTTGCAAAAATGTGCAATTTAGCG GTGGTTTTATTGAATCAAGTGACAACTAGGTACATGGAAGGTTCCTTCCAATTATCATTTTCATTGG AAATGAACGATATGCATACATTGACAAGTCACCTTACCTTAGACCAGCAGCAGCACCTTATTCTGTGA
- the LOC7488893 gene encoding DNA repair protein RAD51 homolog 3 isoform X1, giving the protein MDGLDGSNAILQQEQQQQSLNPKDWIAVDPQNAWDLLHEERSLMTRLTTSCADLDDILGGGISCKQVTEIGGVPGIGKTQLGIQLAVNVQMPSFCGGLGGKAIYIDTEGSFMGERAQEIAEACVEDISEYKRFLHKDSQACQGEIQGKDVLQNIYFFRICSYTEQIALINYLEEFISDHKDVKIVIIDSVAFHFRQGFEDLALRTRILGEMALKLVKLAKMCNLAVVLLNQVTTRYMEGSFQLSFSLGDRWSRCCTNRIILYWNRNERYAYIDKSPYLRPAAAPYSVTGRGIRNSAPHCKRTSYHETKAVLINSSPVLITVWTHFLNCNLELSDRDYFFKISENTKKKE; this is encoded by the exons ATGGATGGATTGGATGGAAGCAATGCTATTCTAcaacaagaacaacaacaacaaagcctCAATCCCAAAGACTGGATTGCAGTTG ATCCACAAAATGCCTGGGATCTGCTTCATGAAGAGAGGTCTTTGATGACACGCCTTACCACATCTTGTGCGGATTTGGATGACATCCTAGGTGGAGGAATAAGTTGCAAACAAGTTACAGAAATTG GTGGAGTACCAGGCATTGGTAAAACACAGCTGGG GATCCAACTTGCTGTCAATGTTCAAATGCCATCTTTTTGTGGTGGCCTAGGAGGAAAGGCAATTTATATAG ATACAGAAGGTAGTTTTATGGGAGAGCGTGCTCAAGAAATTGCTGAAGCATGTGTAGAGGACATTTCAGAATATAAAAGGTTCTTACACAAGGATTCGCAAGCCTGCCAAGGTGAAATCCAGGGCAAGGATGTCCTACAAAATATATACTTTTTCCGCATCTGCAGTTATACAGAGCAAATTGCCCTGATAAATTACTTGGAAGAGTTCATTTCAGATCACAAAGAT GTTAAGATTGTTATCATTGATAGTGTTGCTTTCCACTTCCGTCAAGGTTTTGAAGACCTGGCCCTCAGGACCCGAATACTTGGTGAAATGGCATTAAAGCTTGTGAAGCTTGCAAAAATGTGCAATTTAGCG GTGGTTTTATTGAATCAAGTGACAACTAGGTACATGGAAGGTTCCTTCCAATTATCATTTTCATTGG GTGATAGGTGGTCACGTTGTTGCACTAATCGGATCATTTTGTACTGGAACAGAAATGAACGATATGCATACATTGACAAGTCACCTTACCTTAGACCAGCAGCAGCACCTTATTCTGTGACTGGTAGAGGGATCCGAAATTCTGCTCCGCACTGTAAACGTA CATCATATCATGAAACAAAAGCGGTTCTCATCAACTCAAGTCCAGTTTTGATCACTGTTTGGACTCATTTCCTGAACTGCAACCTGGAGTTGTCGGacagagattatttttttaaaattagtgaaaacacaaaaaaaaaagagtaa
- the LOC7488893 gene encoding DNA repair protein RAD51 homolog 3 isoform X5, whose translation MDGLDGSNAILQQEQQQQSLNPKDWIAVDPQNAWDLLHEERSLMTRLTTSCADLDDILGGGISCKQVTEIGGVPGIGKTQLGIQLAVNVQMPSFCGGLGGKAIYIDTEGSFMGERAQEIAEACVEDISEYKRFLHKDSQACQGEIQGKDVLQNIYFFRICSYTEQIALINYLEEFISDHKDVKIVIIDSVAFHFRQGFEDLALRTRILGEMALKLVKLAKMCNLADFFALQGGFIESSDN comes from the exons ATGGATGGATTGGATGGAAGCAATGCTATTCTAcaacaagaacaacaacaacaaagcctCAATCCCAAAGACTGGATTGCAGTTG ATCCACAAAATGCCTGGGATCTGCTTCATGAAGAGAGGTCTTTGATGACACGCCTTACCACATCTTGTGCGGATTTGGATGACATCCTAGGTGGAGGAATAAGTTGCAAACAAGTTACAGAAATTG GTGGAGTACCAGGCATTGGTAAAACACAGCTGGG GATCCAACTTGCTGTCAATGTTCAAATGCCATCTTTTTGTGGTGGCCTAGGAGGAAAGGCAATTTATATAG ATACAGAAGGTAGTTTTATGGGAGAGCGTGCTCAAGAAATTGCTGAAGCATGTGTAGAGGACATTTCAGAATATAAAAGGTTCTTACACAAGGATTCGCAAGCCTGCCAAGGTGAAATCCAGGGCAAGGATGTCCTACAAAATATATACTTTTTCCGCATCTGCAGTTATACAGAGCAAATTGCCCTGATAAATTACTTGGAAGAGTTCATTTCAGATCACAAAGAT GTTAAGATTGTTATCATTGATAGTGTTGCTTTCCACTTCCGTCAAGGTTTTGAAGACCTGGCCCTCAGGACCCGAATACTTGGTGAAATGGCATTAAAGCTTGTGAAGCTTGCAAAAATGTGCAATTTAGCG GACTTTTTTGCTCTTCAAGGTGGTTTTATTGAATCAAGTGACAACTAG
- the LOC7488893 gene encoding DNA repair protein RAD51 homolog 3 isoform X3, translated as MTRLTTSCADLDDILGGGISCKQVTEIGGVPGIGKTQLGIQLAVNVQMPSFCGGLGGKAIYIDTEGSFMGERAQEIAEACVEDISEYKRFLHKDSQACQGEIQGKDVLQNIYFFRICSYTEQIALINYLEEFISDHKDVKIVIIDSVAFHFRQGFEDLALRTRILGEMALKLVKLAKMCNLAVVLLNQVTTRYMEGSFQLSFSLGDRWSRCCTNRIILYWNRNERYAYIDKSPYLRPAAAPYSVTGRGIRNSAPHCKRTSYHETKAVLINSSPVLITVWTHFLNCNLELSDRDYFFKISENTKKKE; from the exons ATGACACGCCTTACCACATCTTGTGCGGATTTGGATGACATCCTAGGTGGAGGAATAAGTTGCAAACAAGTTACAGAAATTG GTGGAGTACCAGGCATTGGTAAAACACAGCTGGG GATCCAACTTGCTGTCAATGTTCAAATGCCATCTTTTTGTGGTGGCCTAGGAGGAAAGGCAATTTATATAG ATACAGAAGGTAGTTTTATGGGAGAGCGTGCTCAAGAAATTGCTGAAGCATGTGTAGAGGACATTTCAGAATATAAAAGGTTCTTACACAAGGATTCGCAAGCCTGCCAAGGTGAAATCCAGGGCAAGGATGTCCTACAAAATATATACTTTTTCCGCATCTGCAGTTATACAGAGCAAATTGCCCTGATAAATTACTTGGAAGAGTTCATTTCAGATCACAAAGAT GTTAAGATTGTTATCATTGATAGTGTTGCTTTCCACTTCCGTCAAGGTTTTGAAGACCTGGCCCTCAGGACCCGAATACTTGGTGAAATGGCATTAAAGCTTGTGAAGCTTGCAAAAATGTGCAATTTAGCG GTGGTTTTATTGAATCAAGTGACAACTAGGTACATGGAAGGTTCCTTCCAATTATCATTTTCATTGG GTGATAGGTGGTCACGTTGTTGCACTAATCGGATCATTTTGTACTGGAACAGAAATGAACGATATGCATACATTGACAAGTCACCTTACCTTAGACCAGCAGCAGCACCTTATTCTGTGACTGGTAGAGGGATCCGAAATTCTGCTCCGCACTGTAAACGTA CATCATATCATGAAACAAAAGCGGTTCTCATCAACTCAAGTCCAGTTTTGATCACTGTTTGGACTCATTTCCTGAACTGCAACCTGGAGTTGTCGGacagagattatttttttaaaattagtgaaaacacaaaaaaaaaagagtaa
- the LOC7488893 gene encoding DNA repair protein RAD51 homolog 3 isoform X2 yields the protein MDGLDGSNAILQQEQQQQSLNPKDWIAVDPQNAWDLLHEERSLMTRLTTSCADLDDILGGGISCKQVTEIGGVPGIGKTQLGIQLAVNVQMPSFCGGLGGKAIYIEGSFMGERAQEIAEACVEDISEYKRFLHKDSQACQGEIQGKDVLQNIYFFRICSYTEQIALINYLEEFISDHKDVKIVIIDSVAFHFRQGFEDLALRTRILGEMALKLVKLAKMCNLAVVLLNQVTTRYMEGSFQLSFSLGDRWSRCCTNRIILYWNRNERYAYIDKSPYLRPAAAPYSVTGRGIRNSAPHCKRTSYHETKAVLINSSPVLITVWTHFLNCNLELSDRDYFFKISENTKKKE from the exons ATGGATGGATTGGATGGAAGCAATGCTATTCTAcaacaagaacaacaacaacaaagcctCAATCCCAAAGACTGGATTGCAGTTG ATCCACAAAATGCCTGGGATCTGCTTCATGAAGAGAGGTCTTTGATGACACGCCTTACCACATCTTGTGCGGATTTGGATGACATCCTAGGTGGAGGAATAAGTTGCAAACAAGTTACAGAAATTG GTGGAGTACCAGGCATTGGTAAAACACAGCTGGG GATCCAACTTGCTGTCAATGTTCAAATGCCATCTTTTTGTGGTGGCCTAGGAGGAAAGGCAATTTATATAG AAGGTAGTTTTATGGGAGAGCGTGCTCAAGAAATTGCTGAAGCATGTGTAGAGGACATTTCAGAATATAAAAGGTTCTTACACAAGGATTCGCAAGCCTGCCAAGGTGAAATCCAGGGCAAGGATGTCCTACAAAATATATACTTTTTCCGCATCTGCAGTTATACAGAGCAAATTGCCCTGATAAATTACTTGGAAGAGTTCATTTCAGATCACAAAGAT GTTAAGATTGTTATCATTGATAGTGTTGCTTTCCACTTCCGTCAAGGTTTTGAAGACCTGGCCCTCAGGACCCGAATACTTGGTGAAATGGCATTAAAGCTTGTGAAGCTTGCAAAAATGTGCAATTTAGCG GTGGTTTTATTGAATCAAGTGACAACTAGGTACATGGAAGGTTCCTTCCAATTATCATTTTCATTGG GTGATAGGTGGTCACGTTGTTGCACTAATCGGATCATTTTGTACTGGAACAGAAATGAACGATATGCATACATTGACAAGTCACCTTACCTTAGACCAGCAGCAGCACCTTATTCTGTGACTGGTAGAGGGATCCGAAATTCTGCTCCGCACTGTAAACGTA CATCATATCATGAAACAAAAGCGGTTCTCATCAACTCAAGTCCAGTTTTGATCACTGTTTGGACTCATTTCCTGAACTGCAACCTGGAGTTGTCGGacagagattatttttttaaaattagtgaaaacacaaaaaaaaaagagtaa